Proteins from a single region of Streptomyces sp. TN58:
- the dnaG gene encoding DNA primase — MAGRINDDDVKAVRDAVPIDAVVSDYLQLRNAGGGNLKGLCPFHDEKSPSFQVSPSKGLYHCFGCQAGGDTLDFVMKIDHLSFSEAVERLAGLAGITLRYEEGGYTAGTSGRGERIRLVEAHRAAAQFYVDQLDGPEAEIGRRFMAERGFDQAAAAHFGVGYSPAGWDHLTRFLRGKGFTDKELITSGLAQDSRSGKPIDRFRGRLMWPIRDISGEVVGFGARKLRDDDNGPKYLNTPETAIYRKSQVLYGIDLAKKEIAKTSRAVVVEGYTDVMACHMAGVTTAIATCGTAFGGDHIKILRRLLMDNATAEVIFTFDGDAAGQKAALRAFEDDQKFAAETSIAITPGGMDPCDLRLAQGDAAVASLVESRTPLFEFALRHIVARHNLENPAGRAAALDEAAPVVANIKNIAIQHESAVQLAGMLGIRDEQFVVKRVAQLARWARERGQGGGPQGGQPGGPQRGGPQRGGPQRGRPSYEAMEAPAAQPAGGPALNLRSPAHRTERELLKLALQRPALVSPAFDAYGMDEFTAPPYAAVRQAILDAGGAALGTDDYLARVREAAPNDTVRALVTELAVEAIHAKTVDEVYAGVQLVQVRLRAVDRRVHEIQGTLSRLGAQAPPEQLAAVQEELWVLQQYGQRLRNRGAEGL; from the coding sequence GTGGCAGGACGGATCAACGACGACGACGTGAAGGCGGTACGGGACGCGGTCCCGATCGACGCCGTGGTCTCCGACTACCTCCAGCTGCGCAACGCGGGCGGCGGCAACCTCAAGGGCCTGTGCCCCTTCCACGACGAGAAGTCCCCTTCCTTCCAGGTCAGCCCCAGCAAGGGCCTATACCACTGCTTCGGCTGCCAGGCGGGCGGGGACACCCTCGACTTCGTCATGAAGATCGACCACCTCTCCTTCTCCGAGGCGGTCGAGCGCCTGGCCGGCCTGGCCGGGATCACCCTGCGGTACGAGGAGGGCGGCTACACCGCCGGCACCAGCGGCCGCGGTGAGCGCATCCGGCTGGTCGAGGCACACAGGGCGGCCGCCCAGTTCTACGTCGACCAGCTGGACGGCCCCGAGGCCGAGATCGGCCGCAGGTTCATGGCGGAGCGCGGCTTCGACCAGGCCGCGGCGGCCCACTTCGGCGTGGGCTACAGCCCGGCCGGATGGGACCACCTGACGCGCTTCCTGCGCGGCAAGGGCTTCACCGACAAGGAGCTGATCACCTCCGGGCTCGCCCAGGACAGTCGCAGCGGCAAACCGATCGACCGCTTCCGCGGCCGGCTCATGTGGCCGATCCGCGACATCAGCGGCGAAGTGGTCGGCTTCGGCGCGCGCAAACTGCGCGACGACGACAACGGGCCGAAGTACCTGAACACCCCCGAGACTGCGATCTACCGCAAGTCCCAGGTCCTCTACGGCATCGACCTGGCGAAGAAGGAGATCGCGAAGACCTCGCGGGCCGTCGTCGTCGAGGGCTACACGGACGTGATGGCCTGCCACATGGCCGGTGTCACCACCGCGATCGCCACCTGTGGCACCGCCTTCGGCGGCGACCACATCAAGATCCTGCGCCGTCTGCTGATGGACAACGCCACCGCCGAGGTGATCTTCACCTTCGACGGCGACGCGGCGGGCCAGAAGGCCGCCCTGCGCGCCTTCGAGGACGACCAGAAGTTCGCCGCCGAGACCTCGATCGCGATCACCCCGGGCGGGATGGACCCCTGCGACCTGCGCCTCGCGCAGGGGGACGCGGCGGTGGCCTCCCTGGTGGAATCCCGCACTCCGCTGTTCGAGTTCGCGCTGCGGCACATCGTCGCCCGGCACAATCTGGAGAATCCGGCCGGGCGGGCCGCCGCCCTGGACGAGGCGGCTCCGGTCGTCGCCAACATCAAGAACATCGCCATCCAGCACGAGTCCGCGGTCCAGCTGGCGGGCATGCTCGGCATCCGCGACGAGCAGTTCGTGGTCAAGCGGGTCGCACAGCTCGCCCGATGGGCGCGCGAGCGCGGCCAGGGCGGCGGGCCCCAGGGCGGGCAGCCCGGCGGACCTCAGCGGGGCGGTCCGCAACGCGGCGGTCCGCAGCGGGGCCGACCCTCCTACGAGGCCATGGAGGCGCCCGCCGCCCAGCCGGCCGGCGGCCCCGCGCTGAACCTGCGCAGCCCCGCCCACCGCACCGAGCGCGAGCTGCTGAAGCTGGCCCTGCAGCGGCCCGCCCTGGTCTCCCCGGCCTTCGACGCGTACGGGATGGACGAGTTCACCGCCCCGCCCTACGCCGCCGTGCGCCAGGCGATCCTGGACGCGGGCGGCGCCGCGCTCGGCACCGACGACTATCTGGCTCGGGTGCGCGAGGCCGCCCCGAACGACACGGTGCGCGCCCTCGTCACCGAGCTGGCGGTCGAGGCCATCCACGCGAAGACGGTCGACGAGGTCTACGCCGGGGTCCAGCTGGTCCAGGTGCGGCTGCGCGCGGTCGACCGCCGGGTGCACGAGATCCAGGGCACGCTGTCCCGGCTGGGCGCACAGGCCCCGCCGGAGCAACTGGCGGCGGTCCAGGAGGAGCTGTGGGTCCTGCAGCAGTACGGCCAGCGCCTGCGCAATCGCGGCGCCGAAGGGCTCTAG
- a CDS encoding gamma-glutamylcyclotransferase family protein — protein sequence MTPVGRPQETAIAALPFFVYGTLRPGEVNHELFLRGRTASEEPATLQDAVLYDGPGYPYAVHRPGATIVGELITAAPGGYRALLAALDRLEEYEGPGRPGNVYDRIAREALRPDGTSVRAWVYLASPLIAGDLRARGTEIPGGDWFNRSGGPFRRTPEPG from the coding sequence GTGACACCGGTCGGACGGCCGCAGGAGACGGCCATCGCCGCGCTCCCGTTCTTCGTGTACGGCACCCTGCGCCCCGGCGAGGTCAACCACGAGCTGTTCCTGCGCGGCCGCACCGCCTCCGAGGAGCCCGCCACCCTGCAGGACGCGGTCCTCTACGACGGACCGGGCTATCCCTATGCGGTCCACCGGCCGGGCGCGACGATCGTCGGAGAGCTGATCACCGCGGCGCCGGGCGGCTACCGGGCACTCCTGGCCGCGCTGGACCGGCTGGAGGAGTACGAGGGCCCCGGCCGGCCCGGGAACGTCTACGACCGGATCGCCCGCGAGGCCCTGCGCCCCGACGGCACGTCCGTGCGCGCATGGGTCTACCTGGCCTCCCCGCTGATCGCGGGCGACCTGCGGGCGCGCGGCACCGAGATACCCGGCGGCGACTGGTTCAACCGCTCGGGCGGGCCGTTCCGGCGCACCCCCGAGCCCGGCTAG
- a CDS encoding class F sortase, translating to MAGDFRPTARHGGLVALAACIGVWLVTSGSREPVGPPLPSPAEALTAAGAVGPGIAPLPGSPPGRIRIPSIRVDAPLVGLGLDRAGHLQVPPPDRRDLAGWYREGTTPGATGTAVIAGHVDDAAGPGVFYHLGALRRGAAIEVPRADGRTAVFTVHAVEVHDARTFPDTRVYGPSSRAELRVITCGGGFSPRTGYRGNVVVFAHLTGTY from the coding sequence ATGGCCGGCGACTTCCGCCCGACCGCCCGCCACGGGGGCCTCGTCGCCCTCGCCGCCTGCATCGGCGTCTGGCTCGTGACCAGCGGTTCCCGTGAGCCGGTCGGGCCACCGCTGCCCTCCCCCGCCGAGGCCCTGACCGCCGCCGGCGCCGTCGGCCCCGGTATCGCCCCGCTCCCCGGTTCGCCGCCCGGCCGGATCAGGATCCCCTCCATCCGGGTGGACGCGCCGCTGGTCGGGCTCGGGCTGGACCGGGCCGGCCACCTCCAGGTGCCGCCTCCCGACCGGCGCGACCTGGCCGGCTGGTACCGGGAGGGCACCACCCCGGGCGCCACCGGTACGGCCGTGATCGCCGGGCACGTGGACGACGCGGCCGGGCCCGGGGTCTTCTACCACCTGGGCGCCCTGCGCCGCGGCGCCGCGATCGAGGTGCCGCGCGCGGACGGCCGTACGGCGGTGTTCACGGTCCACGCGGTCGAGGTCCACGACGCCAGGACCTTCCCCGACACCCGTGTGTACGGCCCCTCGTCGCGCGCCGAGCTGCGGGTGATCACCTGCGGCGGCGGGTTCTCACCGCGTACGGGCTACCGCGGCAACGTGGTCGTCTTCGCCCACCTCACCGGGACCTACTGA
- a CDS encoding sulfite exporter TauE/SafE family protein gives MPDISTTMIIVLCVAAAAAGWIDAVVGGGGLLLLPALLLGLPQAHPATVLGTNKAVAIVGTAGAAVTYVRKAPVDVKLAVRIGLAALAGSMGGAALAGGISKDALRPMIMVVLVIVAGFVLFRPGFGTAPSTSPVSRSRVLLAIGLAGLGIGFYDGLIGPGTGTFLVLALTALLHLDLVTASATAKIVNCCTNAGALAMFAYQGMVLWQLAALMAVFNLAGGMIGARMALKKGSGFVRGVLLTVVGALVLKLGLEQWG, from the coding sequence GTGCCTGACATATCAACGACCATGATCATCGTGCTGTGCGTGGCCGCCGCGGCCGCGGGCTGGATCGACGCGGTGGTGGGCGGCGGCGGCCTGCTGCTCCTGCCCGCGCTCCTGCTCGGCCTGCCCCAGGCGCATCCCGCCACCGTCCTCGGCACCAACAAGGCGGTGGCCATCGTCGGCACGGCCGGCGCGGCGGTGACCTACGTCCGCAAGGCTCCCGTGGACGTGAAGCTCGCCGTCCGCATCGGTCTGGCCGCGCTCGCCGGATCGATGGGCGGCGCCGCGCTCGCCGGCGGCATCAGCAAGGACGCCCTCCGGCCGATGATCATGGTGGTGCTCGTGATCGTCGCCGGTTTCGTGCTCTTCCGGCCCGGCTTCGGCACCGCGCCCTCCACCTCGCCCGTCAGCCGCTCCCGGGTACTGCTCGCCATCGGTCTCGCCGGGCTCGGCATCGGCTTCTACGACGGCCTCATCGGGCCGGGCACCGGCACCTTCCTGGTGCTGGCGCTCACGGCCCTGCTCCACCTCGACCTCGTGACGGCCTCCGCCACCGCAAAGATCGTCAACTGCTGCACCAACGCCGGGGCGCTCGCGATGTTCGCCTACCAGGGCATGGTGCTGTGGCAGCTGGCCGCGCTGATGGCGGTGTTCAACCTGGCCGGCGGCATGATCGGCGCCCGGATGGCGCTCAAGAAGGGCAGCGGCTTCGTCCGCGGCGTGCTGCTGACCGTGGTCGGCGCCCTGGTGCTCAAGCTCGGCCTGGAGCAGTGGGGCTGA
- a CDS encoding ferric reductase-like transmembrane domain-containing protein, producing the protein MRDAAVRVRGGILGGAGVVLLLWAVQVRPSARPDALFATAAHLTGLLAGYGVLVLLFLMARVPAVEHGVGADRLARWHAFGGRHVLLLCFGHGLFALLGYAVHTGADLVRAVRELLGYPALAAAAAGTALLAAVGVSSARAVRRRMSYETWRGVHLLVYLAAALGFAHQLAGPDLAAAAWFWALAHTEVAALLVWYRAVVPVRQALRHALRVAEVRFEGPGVVSVVIRGEHLEELRAEPGQFLRWRFLRRGLWPTALPFSLSAPVRGDTLRITVKGLGGHSRRIRRLRPGTRVLATGPFGALTAARRTRPKVLLIAGGVGITPMRALFETLPGGPGAITLLYRAGAEEHLVLRAELEAIAAERQAGLHYLLGPSGAAYDPLAPQALAALVPDLAEHDVYLCGPPGMADAARAALLRAGVPAGRIHAEAFSF; encoded by the coding sequence ATGCGAGATGCGGCGGTGCGGGTCAGGGGCGGGATCCTGGGCGGGGCGGGGGTGGTTCTCCTGCTCTGGGCGGTGCAGGTCCGGCCCTCGGCGCGGCCCGACGCGCTGTTCGCCACCGCCGCGCACCTGACCGGTCTCCTCGCCGGGTACGGGGTGCTGGTGCTGCTCTTCCTGATGGCCCGGGTGCCCGCCGTCGAGCACGGGGTCGGCGCCGACCGGCTCGCCCGCTGGCACGCGTTCGGCGGCCGCCACGTCCTGCTCCTCTGCTTCGGCCACGGGCTCTTCGCCCTGCTGGGGTACGCCGTGCACACGGGAGCAGACCTGGTGCGCGCCGTCCGCGAGCTGCTCGGCTACCCCGCCCTGGCCGCCGCCGCGGCCGGGACCGCCCTCCTGGCGGCGGTCGGTGTGAGTTCCGCCCGGGCGGTACGCCGCCGGATGTCGTACGAAACCTGGCGCGGGGTGCACCTGCTCGTATACCTCGCGGCCGCCCTCGGCTTCGCCCACCAGCTCGCCGGGCCCGACCTCGCCGCCGCGGCCTGGTTCTGGGCGCTCGCGCACACCGAGGTCGCCGCGCTGCTGGTCTGGTACCGCGCCGTGGTCCCCGTACGCCAGGCCCTGCGGCACGCGCTGCGGGTCGCCGAGGTCCGCTTCGAGGGGCCCGGCGTCGTCTCCGTGGTCATCCGCGGCGAGCACCTGGAGGAACTGCGCGCCGAGCCGGGGCAGTTCCTGCGCTGGCGGTTCCTGCGACGGGGGCTGTGGCCGACCGCCCTGCCGTTCTCCCTGTCCGCGCCGGTCCGCGGGGACACGCTGCGGATCACCGTGAAGGGGCTCGGCGGGCACTCCCGCCGCATCCGCCGGCTGCGCCCCGGTACGCGCGTCCTCGCCACCGGGCCGTTCGGTGCGCTGACCGCGGCCCGGCGGACCCGGCCCAAGGTGCTGCTGATCGCCGGCGGGGTCGGGATCACCCCGATGCGGGCGCTGTTCGAGACGCTGCCCGGCGGTCCCGGGGCCATCACCCTGCTCTACCGGGCCGGAGCCGAGGAGCACCTGGTGCTGCGCGCCGAGCTGGAGGCCATCGCCGCCGAGCGGCAGGCGGGGCTGCACTACCTCCTCGGGCCTTCGGGCGCCGCCTACGACCCGCTGGCTCCGCAGGCGCTGGCCGCGCTGGTGCCCGACCTGGCCGAGCACGACGTCTACCTGTGCGGGCCGCCGGGGATGGCCGACGCGGCGAGGGCCGCGCTGCTGCGGGCCGGGGTGCCGGCCGGGCGGATCCACGCGGAGGCCTTCAGCTTCTGA
- a CDS encoding NAD(P)/FAD-dependent oxidoreductase produces MTSEKRVVVIGGGLAGLRLANRLGPAAAVTVLGEETHVPYNRVLLAEVLAGRYAPEVTALPAPGPVLRRGVRAVRVDRAEQAVHCDDGTVAPYDTLVLATGSNAVLPPLRGLFEPDGRELPDGVHAFRTMDDCMALSAAVRPGVRAVVIGGGLLGVSAARALAARGAVVVLAQQGERLMERQLDADASALLATHLSELGVEIHTECRVRGVTTTASAPPAAPARRSGGGAPGNAAAPGQRRVTGVELADGYRLEADVVVLACGVRPRTGLARAAGLEIRKGVLVDDELRTSDPRIHAIGDCAEHAGQVYGLAGAALEQADALAAVLTGGSAPYTGTRALTRLTLGGAGDGSLDLAAFGETTPLPGDDVVRLADATRRTYRKVVVRGDRLVGGVLLGELSTVGALARTWEGGEAPHDLFHLLTDDGGH; encoded by the coding sequence ATGACCTCGGAAAAGCGTGTGGTGGTGATCGGCGGCGGCCTCGCGGGCCTGCGGCTCGCGAACCGGCTGGGCCCGGCCGCGGCGGTGACCGTCCTCGGCGAGGAGACCCACGTCCCGTACAACAGGGTCCTGCTCGCCGAGGTCCTGGCGGGCCGGTACGCGCCGGAGGTGACCGCCCTCCCGGCGCCGGGCCCGGTGCTGCGGCGCGGGGTCCGGGCGGTGCGCGTCGACCGCGCGGAGCAGGCCGTGCACTGCGACGACGGCACGGTGGCCCCGTACGACACGCTCGTACTGGCCACCGGGTCCAACGCGGTGCTGCCGCCGCTGCGCGGCCTGTTCGAGCCCGACGGGCGGGAACTCCCCGACGGGGTCCACGCGTTCCGCACCATGGACGACTGCATGGCCCTCTCTGCGGCCGTACGCCCCGGGGTGCGGGCGGTGGTGATCGGCGGAGGCCTGCTGGGCGTTTCGGCCGCCCGGGCGCTCGCCGCCCGCGGAGCGGTGGTGGTCCTGGCCCAGCAGGGCGAGCGCCTGATGGAGCGCCAGCTGGACGCGGACGCCTCCGCGCTGCTGGCCACGCACCTGAGCGAGCTCGGCGTGGAGATCCACACGGAATGCCGGGTCAGGGGCGTGACGACGACGGCTTCGGCCCCGCCGGCGGCCCCGGCCCGCAGGTCCGGGGGCGGCGCCCCCGGCAACGCCGCCGCACCCGGTCAACGGCGGGTCACCGGCGTCGAGCTCGCCGACGGCTACCGGCTGGAGGCCGACGTCGTCGTCCTCGCCTGCGGCGTACGCCCCCGCACGGGCCTGGCGCGGGCCGCCGGCCTGGAGATCCGCAAGGGCGTCCTCGTCGACGACGAGCTCCGCACCAGCGACCCCCGCATCCACGCCATCGGCGACTGCGCCGAGCACGCCGGCCAGGTCTACGGACTGGCCGGCGCCGCCCTGGAGCAGGCCGACGCCCTCGCCGCGGTCCTGACGGGCGGCTCCGCCCCCTACACCGGCACCCGCGCCCTCACCCGCCTCACCCTCGGCGGAGCCGGCGACGGCTCCCTCGACCTCGCCGCCTTCGGCGAGACCACCCCCCTCCCCGGCGACGACGTGGTGCGGCTCGCCGACGCCACCCGCCGGACCTACCGGAAGGTCGTCGTGCGCGGCGACCGCCTCGTCGGCGGCGTGCTGCTCGGCGAGCTCTCCACCGTGGGCGCCCTCGCCCGCACCTGGGAGGGCGGGGAAGCCCCGCACGACCTGTTCCACCTGCTCACCGACGACGGAGGCCACTGA
- the nirB gene encoding nitrite reductase large subunit NirB: MTEPLPTIVLIGHGMVGQRYLEALAERGATATHRITVLCEEPRPAYDRVHLTSYFSGSTPEDLSMTPAGFMDEHGIALHLDDPAEHIDRAARTVTSRSGQVFPYDVLVLATGSYPFVPPVPGKDAAGCFVYRTIEDLLAIEEYAKDKSAGAVVGGGLLGLEAAGALQGLGLATRVVEFAPRLMPVQVDEGGGAALLRTIESMGLTVHTGVGTQEVVTGEDGRVSGMRLSDGSTVDTDLVVFSAGVRPRDQLARDAGLEVGERGGITVDARCRTSDPHVYAIGECALAVDGRVYGLVAPGYEMAETAADDLLGREKEFTGADLSTKLKLLGVDVASFGDAHGTTPDSLDVVWSDSRSGVYKKLVVSPDGVLLGGVLVGDADSYGLLRPLTGSVPPVAPEQLVLPAGVGAPVALGPSALPDDAVICSCHNVTKKAITACATLPEVKKCTKAGTGCGSCIKVIGQLLPAAADKGLCGCFPYTRAELYEIVRTRRLTSYEQILDGHGRPEARGGDGCEICKPAVGSIIASLAATLGASGYVLDGEQAALQDTNDHFLANMQRNGSYSVVPRIPGGEITPDKLIVIGEVARDFGLYTKITGGQRIDLFGASVDQLPRIWARLVDAGFESGHAYGKALRTVKSCVGQTWCRYGVQDSVRMAIDLELRYRGLRAPHKLKSAVSGCARECAEAQSKDFGIIATASGWNLYVGGNGGATPRHADLLAQDLSDAELVRLIDRFLMFYIRTADRLERTSTWLERLEGGLEHLRDVIVHDSLGLCAELESLMADHVANYRDEWAETLQDPERLRRFVSFVNAPGAPDPTVKFVPERDQVKPDLAVLTIGGAVR; the protein is encoded by the coding sequence ATGACCGAGCCCTTGCCCACGATCGTGCTCATCGGGCACGGCATGGTCGGCCAGCGCTACCTCGAAGCGCTCGCCGAGCGCGGAGCCACCGCCACGCACCGGATCACCGTGCTCTGCGAAGAGCCCCGGCCCGCCTACGACCGCGTGCACCTGACCTCGTACTTCTCCGGCAGCACCCCCGAGGACCTGTCCATGACGCCCGCCGGGTTCATGGACGAGCACGGCATCGCCCTCCACCTCGACGACCCGGCCGAGCACATCGACCGGGCCGCCCGCACCGTCACCTCCCGCTCCGGGCAGGTCTTCCCGTACGACGTGCTGGTCCTGGCCACCGGCAGCTACCCCTTCGTGCCGCCCGTCCCCGGCAAGGACGCCGCCGGCTGCTTCGTCTACCGCACCATCGAGGACCTCCTCGCGATCGAGGAGTACGCGAAGGACAAGAGCGCGGGCGCGGTCGTCGGCGGCGGGCTCCTCGGCCTGGAGGCCGCAGGCGCGCTCCAGGGCCTCGGTCTCGCCACCCGTGTCGTCGAATTCGCCCCGCGCCTGATGCCCGTCCAGGTCGACGAGGGCGGCGGCGCGGCCCTGCTGCGCACCATCGAGTCCATGGGCCTCACCGTCCACACCGGTGTCGGCACCCAGGAGGTCGTGACCGGCGAGGACGGCCGCGTCAGCGGAATGCGGCTCTCCGACGGCTCCACCGTCGACACCGACCTGGTCGTCTTCTCCGCCGGCGTCCGCCCCCGCGACCAGCTGGCCCGCGACGCCGGCCTGGAGGTCGGCGAGCGCGGCGGCATCACGGTCGACGCCCGCTGCCGCACCTCCGACCCGCACGTCTACGCCATCGGCGAGTGCGCCCTGGCCGTCGACGGCCGCGTCTACGGCCTGGTCGCCCCCGGCTACGAGATGGCCGAGACGGCGGCCGACGACCTGCTGGGCCGCGAGAAGGAGTTCACCGGGGCCGACCTCTCCACCAAGCTGAAGCTCCTCGGCGTGGACGTGGCCTCCTTCGGCGACGCCCACGGCACCACCCCCGACAGCCTGGACGTCGTCTGGTCCGACTCCCGCTCCGGCGTCTACAAGAAGCTGGTGGTCTCCCCCGACGGAGTCCTCCTCGGCGGGGTCCTGGTCGGAGACGCCGACTCCTACGGCCTGCTGCGCCCGCTCACCGGCAGCGTCCCGCCCGTGGCGCCCGAGCAGCTGGTCCTGCCCGCGGGCGTCGGCGCGCCCGTCGCGCTCGGTCCGTCCGCACTCCCGGACGACGCGGTGATCTGCTCCTGCCACAACGTCACGAAGAAGGCCATCACGGCCTGCGCCACCCTCCCCGAGGTCAAGAAGTGCACCAAGGCGGGCACCGGCTGCGGCAGCTGCATCAAGGTGATCGGCCAGCTGCTCCCGGCCGCCGCCGACAAGGGGCTCTGCGGCTGCTTCCCGTACACCCGCGCCGAGCTCTACGAGATCGTCCGCACCCGCCGGCTGACCTCCTACGAGCAGATCCTCGACGGCCACGGCCGCCCCGAGGCCCGCGGCGGCGACGGCTGCGAGATCTGCAAGCCGGCCGTCGGCTCGATCATCGCCTCCCTCGCGGCGACGCTCGGCGCGAGCGGCTACGTACTGGACGGGGAGCAGGCCGCCCTCCAGGACACCAACGACCACTTCCTCGCGAACATGCAGCGCAACGGCTCCTACTCGGTCGTCCCGCGCATCCCCGGCGGTGAGATCACCCCCGACAAGCTGATCGTGATCGGCGAGGTGGCCCGCGACTTCGGGCTCTACACGAAGATCACCGGCGGTCAGCGGATCGACCTGTTCGGCGCCAGCGTGGACCAGCTCCCCCGGATCTGGGCGCGGCTCGTCGACGCCGGCTTCGAATCCGGGCACGCCTACGGCAAGGCGCTGCGGACGGTGAAGTCCTGCGTCGGGCAGACCTGGTGCCGCTACGGGGTACAGGACAGCGTGCGGATGGCCATCGACCTGGAGCTGCGCTACCGGGGTCTGCGCGCCCCGCACAAGCTGAAGTCCGCGGTGTCGGGATGCGCCCGCGAGTGCGCCGAGGCGCAGAGCAAGGACTTCGGGATCATCGCGACGGCGAGCGGCTGGAACCTCTACGTCGGCGGCAACGGCGGTGCCACGCCCCGCCACGCCGACCTGCTCGCCCAGGACCTGTCGGACGCCGAACTGGTCCGGCTGATCGACCGGTTCCTGATGTTCTACATCCGCACCGCGGACCGGCTGGAGCGGACCTCCACCTGGCTGGAGCGGCTGGAGGGTGGCCTGGAACACCTGCGGGACGTCATCGTGCACGACTCGCTGGGGCTGTGCGCGGAGCTGGAGTCGCTGATGGCCGACCACGTCGCCAACTACCGGGACGAGTGGGCCGAGACGCTCCAGGACCCGGAGCGGCTGCGCCGGTTCGTGTCGTTCGTGAACGCGCCGGGCGCCCCCGACCCGACGGTGAAGTTCGTCCCCGAGCGTGACCAGGTCAAGCCCGACCTGGCCGTCCTGACCATAGGAGGTGCCGTCCGATGA
- the nirD gene encoding nitrite reductase small subunit NirD yields the protein MTVELQVAQGWLTVCELSALIPGRGVAALLPDGSQAAVFVDRAGRAYAIGNQDPFTGAQVLSRGLVGATAGRPFVASPLLKQRFDLETGRCLDDEEVAVRTYPVRTAATS from the coding sequence ATGACCGTGGAACTGCAAGTGGCGCAGGGCTGGCTGACGGTGTGCGAGCTGTCGGCGCTCATTCCCGGGCGCGGGGTCGCGGCGCTGCTGCCCGACGGGAGCCAGGCCGCGGTGTTCGTCGACCGCGCGGGGCGTGCGTACGCCATCGGCAACCAGGACCCCTTCACCGGGGCGCAGGTGCTCTCGCGCGGTCTGGTGGGCGCCACCGCGGGCCGCCCCTTCGTGGCCTCCCCGCTGCTCAAGCAGCGCTTCGACCTGGAGACGGGGCGCTGCCTGGACGACGAGGAGGTGGCGGTCCGCACCTACCCGGTGCGGACCGCCGCGACCTCCTGA
- a CDS encoding VOC family protein yields the protein MSATMIFVNLPVKDLDASKAFWGKLGYSFNAQFTDENCASMVISDTIVAMLLTEARYKDFTHKEIADATRTSEVLLCLSAESRTAVDELVDRALTAGATEPRPAQDHGVMYGRAFDDLDGHTWEIMWMDPAVVQKQD from the coding sequence ATGTCCGCGACCATGATCTTCGTCAACCTGCCCGTCAAGGACCTGGACGCCAGCAAGGCCTTCTGGGGCAAGCTGGGCTACTCCTTCAACGCCCAGTTCACCGACGAGAACTGCGCCTCCATGGTCATCAGCGACACCATCGTCGCGATGCTCCTCACCGAGGCCCGCTACAAGGACTTCACCCACAAGGAGATCGCGGACGCCACCAGGACGTCCGAGGTGCTCCTGTGCCTGAGCGCCGAGAGCCGCACCGCCGTCGACGAGCTGGTGGACCGGGCCCTCACGGCCGGCGCCACCGAGCCCCGCCCGGCCCAGGACCACGGCGTCATGTACGGCCGAGCCTTCGACGACCTCGACGGCCACACCTGGGAGATCATGTGGATGGACCCGGCCGTCGTCCAGAAGCAGGACTGA